A window of Bacteroidota bacterium contains these coding sequences:
- a CDS encoding SET domain-containing protein-lysine N-methyltransferase — MTLPEFDLRIQKSTIDGKGLFAYSKLPARRKIGELTGEIISTAKARKLAKQLKRIAIVELNEDIALDATNYEDKLKYINHSCKPNTYVRIITTHVEFYTLREIKKYEELTADYGETHHDGKLRCNCGCEGCIGFL; from the coding sequence ATGACGCTCCCGGAATTTGATTTAAGAATACAAAAAAGCACAATTGATGGCAAGGGATTATTTGCTTATTCAAAGCTTCCTGCCCGCAGAAAAATAGGTGAATTAACAGGTGAAATAATATCTACCGCTAAGGCACGTAAATTGGCAAAGCAGCTCAAGAGAATTGCAATTGTTGAGTTAAACGAGGATATTGCTTTGGATGCCACCAATTATGAAGATAAATTAAAGTACATAAATCACTCTTGTAAACCCAATACTTACGTAAGAATAATTACCACTCATGTGGAATTTTACACCTTACGTGAAATAAAAAAATACGAAGAGCTTACTGCTGATTATGGGGAAACACATCATGATGGAAAATTGAGATGTAATTGCGGATGTGAAGGGTGTATTGGGTTTTTGTAA